In the Uranotaenia lowii strain MFRU-FL chromosome 1, ASM2978415v1, whole genome shotgun sequence genome, ttttccaaatgatcattttcaaaatattataaaaaggatctcatagttgagttgctaatatcattgagtgattttcttaacatgaatatttctatgtttttaatcttatttttccCAGATTCATTTCATTAAGATTTTCAAGCCTTGTGTTGTTTATTCAGTTACTAAagttcatggtttttctgaattttgagaactcaggtTCTTTGTTTTAAGAACAAAACacatttggattttttatttgactcCAGACGAAAAGGGgagctaataaaaaaaacattttttataaaagtcACTTTACTGTAATACTTCATTGAAGACTCCAGGCGAAAAATTATATGTaacgatcacgttttttttaattgttgtaaATTGCTGTGAATTCATTATAAAACAACCAACTAATATTTTTTCTCCTAGGACCAATAAGTTCCTTTATTGATTGAGTAGAAGCacataaaaatacaatttatgTTATGTAACACTTGTCATACCATGACAAATGTTGTTTGGAAACActgcaaataaaaattatgtgtcatGACCGCAAGTTTGGTAGGTATACGATGAAAAATACATCTCACTTGACTTCGGCGAATATAACAATACTTTCAACTTACAATACTTTCAACTTACCaatctgatgaagtcattttcccgttcctgccgcatcaaaccccttgaatggcccccacaaagtcctgatctgaaccccatcgaaaatctgtgggccatcctcgatgctctgattgataagactggtgtgacaaattaaaaatacttattttgatgccatggagcatgcgtgggaggaactcgacccacaacacttgcacaaccttgttgaaagtataccgaagcacttgcaggaggtgttgaaggccgaaggaggccatacccattattaaatccttcttgtttgccttcagtttgaatcaatttgaagctgtaccgatctggacactttattttgcccctgtttttttttttggaatattaattgttttttttctatcagaaaaactttttttttaacagcgcaacattaacaaaaattgaaaagaacataataaacaatatttaaaaaatgattacgatgcattttcgttgaattttaaccagaaaaataaaagaaattgaaaaaaaataatttggacactttattttgcccctcactgtacgTAATAGTCTTTAACTCAAACGTTTTCATTGGTGGAATGTTTATAAGGCTACTCATTGACCGACTGGAGGAGAACCGACAAATTTTAGTAGACggtggttttaaaaaaagttgctaggtCGGACACTTCAAGGTCGGTATAAACGAACACAGAAGTTACTccatgcattttaaaattttcatcggtttgatcctccatatgcctCCAAAAGAACTTAGCGAGAGCAATTGTCGATCGAAAAGCTCTCAGAATACCCACTGTTTTATTTTGACTATGTTAGTAACACCAAAACTAGTGGTCAtgacaatcgaaaaaaatatttgaatcaatTAATTATTGCCCATCATTAACTTAAAACCTCAAACCCTTGGTAAACGtgcatcaattttttattagtttttgcaaACTATTTACATTCCTCACCACAGAAAGAACCACCCCAtttgaaatacataattttcaaAGCTATAGGGAAACAGTTATCCGGAGCTTTCATTTGCCACCCAATAAATGCCATAATACTCTAAAAGCTCAACCATAATACTTTCACCACTTTCTCTGTTTTCTCACCACACAGCTCGCATATTGACACGAAACTTTGTTGTTCCCTTCCTGCTGGGGCTGAAATTCAATCTCGCCACCCTGCTGCCGCTGGTTTTCGGCGGGCTAATTCTTCTGAGCAAGAAAGCTTTGATACTGGGAAAAATAGCTCTCTTCGTTTCGGGCTTATTCGGTTATGGCAGCATCTTTTCGCCCGGCATTGGATTGGGTTTCCCGTACGGAGGACTAGGTGGTGCTAGTGGCCTTTCCGGGTATGGCTTTTCCCATAGACCGTTCCGATATGGAGAGGCACTTCACGACAAACCCGATTGGGACCATCATTATGCGGCCAGCAGCCAAAGTGATAGTGTTAGCAACCATCGACCCGGATACGGAAATGATCATGGCAGTTTGGGAAGCAATCATCATGGCGGTAATCATCATCATGGCAGTCAGAACGATGAGGGAACTAGTGGAGGTTACTACAAAAAGAAGGACAAGTATCTGAATTTGGACGAACGTTTGGAGTCCCAGGCTTCGTCACTGGTGGACAAGTTCTATGAATTTGAGAAACAGCAAATGCTGAAGGATCGCACCACAAGGCTTTTTGAACGAAAGTTTTACGAAACAGAACAAGGTAAGGATGCGAAGGGAAATGAGAGCAAGGATCCGAGCAGTGGTGCAGCACCAGCTTCCGCGAAGAGCAAGGGCGACGGATATACTTTTGTGACGTCGGATAATGCAGACCGAAGCGGTAGGTCACTTCCGATGACTTCAGGGTACCGTAACTTTGCATGGTCCGATGAATCATAGTGTTTTAAGAGAACAAAACgaaacatttatttcatttttcgaatGCAATTTTGAGTGCGTTTCAGCATTTACTAAATTATGCCAAATATTTATTACCAAAAAATGTActagaataagatttttttatatctttgttTCTTGATAAGATTAACTTAAAAGTGAGATAATAAAGTTTGTGGTTGATGAAAGGTCTTTCGATCATAGAATGAAAACGAAATCCAGCTGAGAATGTTGAATCTATAGTATAAATTCATCTGTGGTAAAAATACAATAATAATGGACTTAATATAAACAAGTGTATCAATAATCAACAGTAATAAGAACTGTTAGACGTTAGTTGGGCAGCGATTGTGTCGTCGCTCATTCGTATGAGGATgccggcatatatctgtaggatggtggagtgttacttccgtaatCGCAAACTACAGTGTAGAACcagcgagggactggaaacagtgagtgtcTCGGCAGGAGATCCACAAGTATCGATACTTGGCCCtgtattgtggaacatcgtttacgacgaactgctgagactgtgCCTCCCCACGGGAGTGAGAATTGTGGGATTCGCAGACgacgtggtttttttttcagggattttcatcctattggatgattcatcccgtaAAAGCAGAcgacgtggttctcctggcatcgggcccatCAACCGAAGAGGTTCTGCTACAGTAGCGattggctcaccacaagaccgagatggtgctgatcacaaaCCTGATTTTATAGCACAATATGGAACGATTGCAGCAGGAAGCGTGCGATAAagtacctgggggtgatgatcgacgatcggctgagctttacggcccacgtcgactacgcccGTAAAAAAGCagcaatggcgacagcagccctctcagTGTGACCTCGGccattttgcggtacggagcggcagcCTGGAAGGCAGTTTTGAAcaggcagtgtaatctgcaaaagctctgcagtgtgcagcggctgatgaacctgcgagtgATCAGCGTATACCGAacagtgtcctcggtagctACTGATGTGGTGGTGCTCATCTCGgacttgctagaggaagatatcttctgctacgaaCGAGTacaggcacatgcccgatgtgcagaaacatgccagagaggcctcgattTCCAACTGACAGGTGAGATTTCTGCAGgacacagttcttgactggtcacggatgcttcatgcagtaccgCCATCGGTTTGAACTTTGAACACGTGGCCTCGCCATTCTGCCCAACGTGTTGTAGTGAATgagaaaagatagaaaaaaaatattatgctgAATGATCGGATCTTGAACTATTTCAAAATAGTATCATGAATCGATTTGTATCAGTGTTTTGAACGAAGATTTCATTTTCTGTTCGAAGCTTTGGGAAAGAgcttttgcttgaaaatatggGAGAATAAAAGAGAGAGGTGTGATGAAAAAGGACAAACGATTTCGAATTTATTTGAACGTAGCTTTATCTGCCATTCTAGTTTCGACGCTTGCTTTAGACGTTCGGGATTCTGACATTGTTCGGATTAACGGAAGGACATTCCGGGTCGCGAAAAAGCGCAGGACACGACACCTGTTTTGACACAgtagagacaccagagcacgtagtgtttaactgtccgaggttcgaaggggtacgcGCTAACATGCTCGCGTATTTCGGGGGAAAATGCATCTGCTAAGGGAAATAGCCGAGTATGCGGAATATAAGGCTGTACACCCGAATACATTGCAACAGGTGCTTCGCATTTCTATCTTCTATTCTCAATAAAATTACTATTTAAGAACCTAATTCTGAAAAGGAGTTTTGGAAATACATCAGTGTTACAGGATTAACGactaggaaaacaagttagctTAGAGAAGATTTAGAAAAAGCTCTTCTATACTGTTATCAAATTTCcgtacaaaatattttcaaaacagctCTTAAAGCTTATTACTGCCTCATGGATAGaattaggagtttccttagaaaatatctaggagcatagaaggtgtaggaaaacacgatcgcaccatttacaaaaatggatcctgatctataacccTCTCcttactaacacaaccctttccttggatatttgaatatagattcgcagacgtatagacggtttctatagttggtgatattgacttacctttttccagaatttttcaaaacttgtttttggAATATAACgggacaaaaggttgttgattgattctagaaaatatcttactaacaatccttccttcattccccattgactactaggctTTCACTTGGCGTTTGAAGCTGAGTTTGTTCGTTACGAGCTTCAAAAATCCTGGGAGGTTATTATACTTCAATTTGCTATAATATTCGGGTGATCTCTTCATCTTCTCCGTATTGGCTCTTCTGTGTACTAGGTTTCTCCTTGATCTTGTGGGAAACCTGTGCCTCAAATACTGAATTGGTTGGTTATGGTGGAAAAGCAGATTATGTAGCTTGTTGTGGATCTGAATGACACTTTGGAGTTCTCTTAATGCGGCTATTGGTAGTATCGACTGCGAGGCTTCTTGAAATAGGCTGTGGGTTGAGTACAGTTTGGGTCGTTTGTACACAGCTTTCAGGCAACGGTTCTGCATAGCCTGAAGTGGTTTGATGTCACTTTTCCTAGCTGATCCCCAAATCGAAACCATGTATTGCAATTTGGCTTGCACAAAAGCATGGTATAAACAAGTTAACTGTTTGGTTGGTACGAACCTCGATATTTTCCAGATGATACTGTGTATTGAACTTAATTCTTTTCGAAGGCCATTTACGTGCACGTTCCATCTTATACGCTCGTCAAAGTTAAGACCCAGATACTTAAACGTTTTAACTTGTTCAATCGTGGTTTGATCAATTCTTAACTGAGAGTGGTCCGCAGACAGGCGATTTGTTGATCTGAAGATCATATATTTGGTTTTATCTAGGTTCAGCGAGAGAAGAT is a window encoding:
- the LOC129738745 gene encoding uncharacterized protein LOC129738745; the encoded protein is MFAPVNLFGLAGAWCAMSVVMMSVIKRADSRLNEPVELETFDYCIKTTPNAGLLQCAGQQAIASLQFLEEANNLTLAGGIMMIKDDTNPSARILPNIIDHDPLDFRGILENAGAMISQRQLMWDMGIIYPGLKLKIGPTLGANGVLEFVMDPGVLNDERSFHEEKSTARILTRNFVVPFLLGLKFNLATLLPLVFGGLILLSKKALILGKIALFVSGLFGYGSIFSPGIGLGFPYGGLGGASGLSGYGFSHRPFRYGEALHDKPDWDHHYAASSQSDSVSNHRPGYGNDHGSLGSNHHGGNHHHGSQNDEGTSGGYYKKKDKYLNLDERLESQASSLVDKFYEFEKQQMLKDRTTRLFERKFYETEQGKDAKGNESKDPSSGAAPASAKSKGDGYTFVTSDNADRSGRSLPMTSGYRNFAWSDES